The Pantoea sp. At-9b genome includes a window with the following:
- a CDS encoding CidA/LrgA family protein — protein sequence MPTVLSVCWRYLRAFVIIYAALYAGIGIAALLPITIPGSIIGMLLLFTLLALQILPVDWVKPGCHLMIRYMALLFVPISVGVMGYTDILTAQFGPIVVSCLVSTFLVLVVVSLSAERMQRPKTLKESDDE from the coding sequence ATGCCCACCGTGCTGTCTGTCTGCTGGCGCTATTTACGTGCCTTTGTCATTATTTACGCTGCACTTTATGCCGGAATCGGCATTGCCGCCCTTCTCCCGATCACTATCCCCGGTAGCATCATCGGTATGTTGCTGTTGTTTACGCTGCTGGCGCTGCAAATTCTGCCGGTTGACTGGGTCAAACCAGGCTGCCATTTAATGATTCGCTACATGGCGTTGTTGTTTGTACCCATAAGCGTTGGCGTCATGGGTTACACCGACATCCTGACGGCCCAATTCGGTCCCATTGTGGTTTCCTGCCTGGTCAGCACCTTTCTGGTACTGGTGGTGGTGAGTTTAAGCGCTGAACGGATGCAGCGGCCGAAGACGCTAAAGGAGTCAGATGATGAGTGA
- a CDS encoding NAD-dependent malic enzyme: protein MELEYESKRPLYIPYAGPILLEFPLLNKGSAFSLEERNEFNLNGLLPEAVETIEEQAERAWRQFQDFKNNNDKHVYLRNIQDTNETLFYRLLDNHLEEMMPIIYTPTVGAACEHFSEIYRRARGVFISYNNRDRIEDMLQNATKQNVKVIVVTDGERILGLGDLGIGGMGIPIGKLSLYTACGGISPAYTLPVVLDVGTNNQQLLNDPLYMGWRHPRISGEEYEAFVNDFIQAVKRRWPKVLLQFEDFAQKNAMPLLERYRDEICCFNDDIQGTAAVTVGTLIAASRAAGSRLCEQKVVFLGAGSAGCGIAEQIIAQMKSEGLSDDEARARVLMVDRFGLLTDKLPNLLDFQSRLVQKSDNLQSWDITSDSISLLDVVRNARPDILIGVSGQPGLFTEEIIREMHKHCKRPIVMPLSNPTSRVEATPADIIAWTDGAALVATGSPFAPVSWKGKTYPIAQCNNSYIFPGIGLGVIAAGASRVTDSMLMTASRALADCSPLVNDGEGPVLPEIKDIQGVSKIIAMEVGKAAQLAGVAVVTSEDVLSLAVNNNFWLPQYRHYRRTSI from the coding sequence ATGGAACTCGAGTACGAAAGTAAACGTCCGCTGTATATCCCTTACGCGGGACCGATCCTGCTGGAATTTCCGCTGTTGAACAAAGGCAGCGCCTTCTCCCTCGAAGAACGTAATGAATTCAATCTTAATGGCCTGCTACCCGAAGCAGTTGAAACCATTGAAGAACAGGCAGAACGTGCCTGGCGTCAATTCCAGGATTTCAAAAACAATAACGACAAGCACGTTTATCTGCGCAATATCCAGGACACCAACGAAACCCTGTTCTACCGTCTGCTGGACAATCATCTGGAAGAGATGATGCCGATTATCTACACCCCGACAGTCGGTGCTGCCTGTGAACATTTCTCGGAAATTTATCGTCGCGCGCGCGGTGTCTTTATTTCCTATAACAACCGCGATCGCATCGAAGATATGCTGCAAAACGCCACCAAACAGAATGTGAAGGTGATCGTGGTGACTGACGGTGAGCGTATTCTTGGTCTTGGCGACCTCGGCATCGGCGGCATGGGCATTCCAATTGGTAAGCTGTCGCTGTATACCGCTTGTGGCGGTATCAGTCCGGCCTACACGCTGCCAGTGGTACTGGATGTGGGCACCAATAACCAGCAATTGCTGAATGACCCGCTGTACATGGGCTGGCGTCATCCTCGTATTTCTGGCGAAGAGTACGAAGCATTTGTGAATGATTTTATCCAGGCGGTTAAACGCCGCTGGCCGAAAGTGCTGTTGCAGTTTGAAGATTTTGCACAGAAAAACGCTATGCCGTTGCTGGAGCGCTATCGTGATGAGATCTGCTGCTTTAACGATGATATCCAGGGCACCGCAGCAGTCACTGTCGGCACCCTGATTGCCGCCAGCCGCGCCGCAGGCAGCCGTCTGTGCGAACAGAAAGTGGTTTTCCTCGGTGCCGGTTCAGCAGGCTGCGGTATCGCGGAACAAATCATCGCGCAGATGAAGTCGGAAGGCCTGAGCGATGATGAAGCACGTGCCCGGGTATTGATGGTGGATCGCTTCGGTCTGCTGACCGACAAATTGCCAAACCTGCTCGATTTCCAGAGCCGTCTGGTCCAGAAGAGTGACAATCTGCAAAGCTGGGATATCACCAGTGATTCCATTTCGCTGCTGGACGTGGTGCGCAACGCCAGGCCGGACATCCTGATTGGCGTTTCCGGCCAACCGGGCTTGTTCACCGAAGAGATCATCCGTGAAATGCACAAGCACTGTAAACGTCCGATTGTGATGCCGTTGTCAAACCCGACGTCACGTGTCGAAGCGACCCCGGCCGATATCATCGCCTGGACCGACGGTGCTGCACTGGTCGCCACCGGCAGCCCGTTTGCGCCAGTGAGCTGGAAAGGCAAAACCTACCCGATTGCGCAGTGTAACAACTCCTATATCTTCCCTGGCATCGGTCTGGGCGTGATCGCTGCGGGTGCGTCGCGTGTCACCGATTCAATGCTGATGACCGCCAGCCGTGCATTGGCCGATTGTTCACCGCTGGTGAATGACGGCGAAGGCCCGGTGCTGCCGGAGATCAAAGATATTCAGGGTGTATCGAAAATTATTGCGATGGAAGTGGGCAAAGCCGCGCAACTGGCCGGTGTTGCCGTGGTGACCTCTGAAGATGTGCTGTCGCTGGCAGTGAATAACAACTTCTGGCTGCCGCAGTATCGACACTATCGCCGTACCTCTATCTGA
- the metG gene encoding methionine--tRNA ligase, whose protein sequence is MTQVAKKILVTCALPYANGSIHLGHMLEHIQADIWVRYQRMRGNQVYFICADDAHGTPIMLKAQQLGIAPEQMIAEMKQEHETDFAGFDISYDNYHSTHGEENRQLSELIYGRLKENGFIKNRTISQLYDPEKGMFLPDRFVKGTCPKCKSPDQYGDNCEVCGATYSPTELIEPKSVVSGATPVMRDSEHFFFDLPSFSEMLQAWTRSGALQEQVANKMQEWFESGLQQWDISRDAPYFGFEIPGAPGKYFYVWLDAPIGYMGSFKNLCDKRGNIDFDEFWKKDSTTELYHFIGKDIVYFHSLFWPAMLEGSQYRKPTNLFVHGYVTVNGAKMSKSRGTFIKASTWLQHLDADSLRYYYAAKLSSRIDDIDLNLEDFVQRVNADIVNKVVNLASRNAGFLTKRFGGKLSAELADPALYQTFTDASEKIGEAWASREYNRAIREIMALADLANRYVDEQAPWVVAKEEGRDADLQAICSMGINLFRVLMTWLKPVLPSLSARAEAFLQSELSWDAIQQPLLDHHVAPFKALYGRIEMAKVDALVEASKEDAAAANKPAVTGPLADAPIGEAITIDDFAKVDMRVALIEKAELVEGSDKLLRLELDVGGEKRQIFSGIRAAYPDPSVLVGKMTIIVANLAPRKMRFGVSEGMVLSAGPGGKDLFVLSVDSGAQPGMPVK, encoded by the coding sequence ATGACTCAAGTCGCTAAAAAAATTCTGGTAACGTGCGCGCTGCCATACGCGAACGGTTCAATCCATCTCGGCCACATGCTCGAGCATATCCAGGCAGACATTTGGGTGCGTTACCAGCGAATGCGTGGCAATCAGGTTTATTTCATCTGTGCAGACGACGCGCACGGTACGCCGATCATGCTGAAAGCCCAGCAGCTTGGTATCGCGCCTGAGCAGATGATTGCTGAGATGAAGCAAGAGCACGAAACCGACTTTGCCGGCTTCGACATCAGCTATGACAACTATCACTCGACGCACGGCGAAGAGAACCGCCAACTGTCGGAGCTGATTTATGGCCGTCTGAAAGAGAACGGCTTTATCAAAAATCGCACCATTTCTCAGCTGTACGATCCGGAAAAAGGCATGTTCCTGCCTGATCGTTTCGTAAAAGGTACCTGCCCGAAATGTAAATCGCCGGATCAGTATGGCGACAACTGCGAAGTGTGTGGTGCGACCTACAGCCCGACAGAATTGATCGAGCCGAAATCCGTGGTTTCTGGCGCAACACCGGTGATGCGTGATTCCGAACACTTCTTCTTTGATCTGCCGTCGTTCAGCGAAATGCTGCAAGCGTGGACCCGTTCTGGCGCATTGCAGGAACAGGTAGCGAACAAGATGCAGGAGTGGTTCGAGTCCGGTCTGCAACAATGGGACATCTCTCGCGATGCGCCGTATTTCGGCTTTGAAATCCCTGGCGCGCCAGGCAAATACTTCTACGTGTGGCTTGATGCTCCCATCGGCTACATGGGCTCGTTCAAAAACCTGTGTGACAAACGCGGCAATATCGATTTTGACGAGTTCTGGAAGAAAGACTCCACCACCGAGCTGTATCACTTTATCGGTAAGGACATTGTCTATTTCCACAGCCTGTTCTGGCCAGCCATGCTGGAAGGCAGCCAGTACCGTAAACCGACCAACCTGTTCGTACACGGTTATGTGACGGTGAATGGCGCGAAGATGTCGAAATCGCGTGGCACCTTTATCAAAGCCAGCACCTGGTTGCAGCACCTGGATGCCGACAGCCTGCGCTATTACTACGCGGCGAAACTCTCGTCACGTATCGACGATATCGACCTCAACCTGGAAGATTTCGTGCAGCGCGTCAACGCGGACATCGTCAACAAGGTGGTGAACCTGGCGTCACGTAATGCGGGCTTCCTGACCAAACGCTTTGGCGGCAAACTGTCGGCTGAACTGGCCGATCCGGCGCTGTATCAGACCTTTACCGATGCGTCTGAGAAGATCGGTGAAGCCTGGGCCAGCCGTGAATATAACCGTGCGATCCGTGAAATCATGGCGCTGGCCGATCTCGCCAACCGTTATGTTGATGAACAGGCACCGTGGGTGGTGGCGAAAGAGGAAGGCCGTGATGCTGACCTGCAAGCTATCTGCTCCATGGGCATCAATCTGTTCCGCGTATTGATGACCTGGCTGAAGCCGGTGCTGCCGTCGCTGAGTGCACGTGCCGAGGCTTTCCTGCAAAGTGAACTGAGCTGGGATGCGATCCAGCAACCGCTGCTGGATCACCACGTAGCGCCGTTCAAAGCGCTGTATGGCCGCATTGAGATGGCAAAAGTTGACGCATTGGTCGAAGCCTCCAAAGAAGACGCTGCCGCAGCCAACAAACCGGCCGTTACCGGTCCACTGGCGGATGCACCGATTGGTGAAGCCATCACCATTGATGACTTCGCGAAAGTCGATATGCGCGTAGCGTTGATCGAGAAGGCTGAGCTGGTGGAAGGTTCGGATAAACTGCTGCGCCTGGAGCTGGATGTGGGTGGTGAGAAGCGCCAGATTTTCTCCGGCATCCGTGCCGCCTATCCAGACCCGTCTGTGCTGGTCGGCAAGATGACCATCATCGTTGCCAACCTCGCACCACGTAAGATGCGTTTTGGTGTGTCGGAAGGCATGGTGCTGTCAGCCGGACCGGGTGGCAAAGACCTGTTCGTGTTGTCGGTAGACAGCGGCGCACAACCAGGGATGCCGGTAAAATAA
- a CDS encoding CidB/LrgB family autolysis modulator, protein MSDIWWSLPLTLAAYFLARKLAAKINISIINPLLVAMAIVIPILLVTHMPYARYFAGSALLNQLLQPAVVALALPLYEQMHQIRARWKTIISVCFIGSLTAMISGTAIALWLGATPEIAATIMPKSVTTPIAMAVSGSLHGIPAISAICVLIAGVLGAVFGHMLLNLLKVKSKASRGLAIGNASHALGTARAAEIDYQEGAFSSLALVICGIITSLLAPFLYPVLMHWLG, encoded by the coding sequence ATGAGTGATATCTGGTGGTCATTGCCCCTCACCCTCGCGGCCTATTTTCTGGCTCGTAAGCTGGCGGCGAAAATCAATATCTCCATCATTAATCCGCTGCTGGTGGCGATGGCGATAGTCATCCCTATTTTGTTAGTCACCCATATGCCCTATGCGCGTTACTTTGCTGGCAGTGCCCTGCTGAATCAGCTGCTGCAACCGGCCGTCGTTGCGCTGGCATTGCCGTTGTATGAGCAAATGCATCAAATCCGCGCGCGCTGGAAAACCATCATCAGCGTTTGCTTTATCGGCAGCCTGACCGCGATGATTTCCGGCACGGCGATTGCCTTATGGTTGGGTGCGACACCGGAAATCGCGGCCACGATTATGCCAAAATCAGTCACCACGCCGATTGCCATGGCGGTCTCCGGCTCGTTGCATGGCATTCCTGCCATCAGCGCTATCTGCGTACTTATCGCCGGCGTGCTGGGGGCGGTGTTCGGTCATATGCTGCTGAATTTACTGAAGGTAAAAAGCAAGGCATCACGCGGCTTAGCCATTGGCAATGCCTCACATGCGCTGGGCACCGCACGTGCGGCAGAAATTGACTATCAGGAAGGTGCTTTCAGTTCTCTGGCACTGGTGATCTGCGGCATTATTACGTCGTTACTGGCACCGTTCCTGTATCCGGTTCTGATGCATTGGCTGGGCTGA
- a CDS encoding GNAT family N-acetyltransferase, with protein MLIRFFQEADRPFLRTLFLATRRSNWTWLKGEEWQLEDFDRVILGETVLVAEVEGHRAGFAGVLDNDNFLHSLYVDPAFQGQGVGSALLQAVQARFTSTGALKCLLLNLPAQRFYLHHGWQKVAQGESEQGKYLLMHYPLATGTSGV; from the coding sequence GTGCTTATTCGATTTTTTCAGGAAGCTGATCGCCCTTTTCTACGCACGCTGTTTCTCGCGACCCGCCGATCCAACTGGACCTGGCTCAAGGGTGAAGAGTGGCAATTGGAAGATTTTGACCGGGTGATCCTCGGTGAAACTGTGCTGGTGGCAGAAGTGGAGGGGCATCGTGCCGGTTTTGCCGGGGTGCTGGACAATGATAATTTCCTGCACAGCCTGTATGTCGATCCGGCTTTTCAGGGCCAGGGCGTCGGCAGCGCGTTGCTGCAAGCCGTCCAGGCGCGTTTTACCAGTACCGGCGCGTTGAAATGTTTGCTGCTAAATCTGCCGGCGCAGCGGTTTTACCTGCACCATGGCTGGCAAAAGGTGGCGCAGGGCGAAAGCGAACAGGGGAAATATCTGTTGATGCACTATCCGCTGGCGACAGGCACCAGCGGAGTCTGA
- the apbC gene encoding iron-sulfur cluster carrier protein ApbC has translation MTSLSREQYSPEALRAVVMGVLSGFEHPTLQHNLTTLKALRHVALLDGKLHLELVMPFAWASAFEELKAQTSGELLRLTQSNAIDWRLRHDIATLKRVKNHPGATGVKNIIAVSSGKGGVGKSSTAVNMALALAAEGARVGILDADIYGPSIPNMLGTENERPTSPDGTHMAPIMAHGLATNSIGYLVTDDNAMVWRGPMASKALMQLLNETLWPDLDYLVLDMPPGTGDIQLTLAQNVPVTGALVVTTPQDIALIDARKGIVMFEKVNVPVLGVVENMSIHICSECGHHEPIFGTGGAQKLAQDYNTRLLAQLPLHINLREDLDDGEPTVIRRPDSEFTALYRQLAGRVAAQLYWQGEVIPGDIAFRAV, from the coding sequence ATGACTTCACTATCCCGGGAACAATATTCACCCGAGGCCCTGCGCGCCGTGGTGATGGGCGTGCTGAGTGGCTTTGAACACCCGACACTGCAACACAATCTGACCACCCTGAAAGCGCTGCGTCACGTGGCGCTACTGGATGGCAAACTGCATCTTGAGCTGGTGATGCCTTTCGCCTGGGCGAGTGCGTTTGAAGAATTAAAAGCGCAGACCAGCGGTGAACTGCTGCGCCTGACGCAGAGCAACGCTATCGACTGGCGTCTGCGCCACGACATCGCCACCCTGAAGCGGGTGAAGAATCATCCCGGTGCCACCGGGGTGAAAAACATCATCGCCGTGAGTTCAGGGAAAGGCGGTGTGGGTAAATCGAGCACGGCGGTGAATATGGCGCTGGCGCTGGCGGCAGAAGGGGCGCGCGTCGGAATCCTCGATGCGGATATTTACGGTCCGTCGATCCCCAATATGCTCGGCACAGAAAACGAACGGCCCACTTCGCCGGATGGCACCCATATGGCACCGATCATGGCGCACGGGCTGGCAACTAACTCCATTGGCTATCTGGTGACGGATGATAATGCGATGGTGTGGCGTGGACCAATGGCCAGCAAAGCGCTGATGCAGCTGTTGAATGAAACGCTGTGGCCGGATTTGGATTATTTGGTGCTGGATATGCCGCCCGGTACCGGCGATATCCAGCTGACGCTGGCGCAAAACGTGCCGGTTACTGGCGCGCTGGTGGTCACCACGCCGCAGGACATTGCGCTGATTGATGCCCGGAAAGGGATTGTGATGTTCGAGAAGGTCAACGTGCCGGTACTTGGCGTGGTGGAGAATATGAGCATCCACATCTGTAGCGAATGCGGTCATCATGAGCCAATCTTTGGCACTGGCGGTGCGCAAAAGCTGGCGCAGGACTATAACACCCGCCTGCTGGCTCAACTGCCACTGCATATTAATTTGCGTGAGGATCTCGATGATGGTGAACCCACGGTGATCCGTCGTCCCGACAGCGAATTTACGGCGCTGTATCGCCAACTGGCAGGCCGTGTCGCCGCCCAGCTTTACTGGCAGGGGGAAGTGATCCCTGGCGATATCGCTTTCCGCGCGGTTTAA
- a CDS encoding endonuclease domain-containing protein produces the protein MKRSILLRRELRKNMTEAELLLWRFLRDRNLSGVKFRRQYAIGRYIVDFACIERLLVIELDGGQHAEQSTLHYDEVRTAYLHRCGWRVIRFWNNQVFCELDAVMEEIYRQLNPSPSP, from the coding sequence ATGAAAAGATCGATTCTGCTACGCCGCGAGCTTCGCAAGAATATGACAGAGGCGGAGCTACTGCTATGGCGTTTTTTGCGTGACCGGAATTTAAGCGGGGTTAAGTTCCGTCGGCAATACGCAATCGGACGTTACATTGTCGACTTTGCCTGTATCGAGCGTTTACTGGTTATCGAGCTTGATGGTGGTCAGCATGCTGAACAATCGACGTTGCACTACGATGAAGTCAGGACAGCCTATTTGCATCGTTGCGGATGGCGGGTGATTCGCTTCTGGAATAATCAGGTGTTTTGCGAATTAGATGCGGTGATGGAGGAGATTTACCGGCAGCTTAATCCGTCACCCTCACCCTAA
- the cdd gene encoding cytidine deaminase translates to MHPRFTSAFSALPQDLQQALQPLLDAADFHGVVQPHEVTQIQQTTGLDADALALALLPLAASCAIAPVSNFNVGAIARGISGTWYFGANMEFRDAPLQQTVHAEQSAITHAWLRGETRLETITVNYTPCGHCRQFMNELNSGTAIRISLPGRAISTLGDYLPDAFGPADLNIAERLLSPVNHGFVLQGDSLQQAAIEAANHSHAPYSRSYSGVALRSRSGQIFTGRYAENAAFNPSLPPLQAALILMNMHNEALESVQQAVLAECQAATLSQQDATRATLAALGCHTFATEILSAIAVK, encoded by the coding sequence ATGCATCCAAGATTCACTTCCGCTTTCTCTGCCCTGCCGCAGGATTTACAGCAGGCGTTGCAACCCTTGCTGGACGCGGCCGATTTTCACGGCGTGGTGCAGCCACATGAAGTGACGCAGATACAACAAACAACCGGTCTGGACGCAGATGCCCTCGCCCTCGCCTTGTTGCCGCTGGCAGCCTCCTGTGCGATAGCGCCGGTGTCGAATTTTAATGTGGGTGCTATCGCGCGTGGCATCAGTGGCACCTGGTATTTCGGTGCCAATATGGAGTTCCGCGATGCCCCGTTGCAGCAGACGGTCCATGCCGAGCAGAGTGCCATCACCCATGCCTGGCTACGGGGTGAAACCCGGCTGGAGACCATCACGGTCAACTACACGCCCTGTGGCCACTGCCGTCAGTTTATGAATGAACTGAACAGCGGCACCGCCATTCGCATCAGCCTGCCGGGTCGGGCAATCAGCACGCTGGGCGATTATCTGCCGGATGCCTTTGGCCCGGCAGATCTGAATATTGCTGAACGCCTGCTCAGTCCGGTTAATCATGGTTTTGTTTTGCAGGGCGATAGCCTGCAACAGGCCGCCATTGAGGCGGCTAATCATAGCCATGCGCCTTACAGCCGGAGCTACAGCGGGGTCGCCCTGCGCAGCCGCAGTGGGCAAATTTTTACCGGACGCTATGCCGAAAATGCCGCATTCAACCCCAGCCTGCCTCCGTTACAGGCGGCCCTGATTCTGATGAATATGCATAACGAAGCGCTGGAGAGCGTGCAGCAGGCAGTGCTGGCAGAGTGTCAGGCGGCCACCCTCAGCCAACAGGATGCCACGCGCGCCACCCTGGCAGCGCTGGGATGTCATACCTTTGCAACAGAAATCTTGTCAGCCATCGCAGTTAAGTGA